One region of Rana temporaria chromosome 9, aRanTem1.1, whole genome shotgun sequence genomic DNA includes:
- the LOC120913692 gene encoding uncharacterized protein LOC120913692 yields MPSCFVRGCQSGSKKKEQEHTLHSFPRDQEMISRWLFRIGHEGDSVYSLSGVILANRTGAYRICSKHFTQDSYELRGSSYFLKKDALPSLFLDAESESEHTYAKKRRLEEDSPEITSSSQTTTPSAASVANAVSKPSEQLQEPCTGPDLFLPLSYEYVNCIELIGVQAVEEIKTWSTPDVDSSASFARKNEKVEKPHKAKLTRSIHVSTEYFPGQTHKHTQFDKRMGMKDKNLQVVRRPPHRSIGIQCNLVSLPRLSEGPSFHQHKNIDMNETQTSSMGQFFVNPIKKIDFPVPSDYVQEETEKSHSEFDEMRSPKRVVLDKSYQPKAREEEQVFHDMQGNKELYIDPDDLDSSFILLANESLPTNFLTERKLFVFESCLDKLLKCCRCQANQSCQGNITDIIKYRVGSAMSVTAYCSNKHHFQLWRSQPMIGRKPVGNLLISAGIVCSGSNFVNFERFFNLINIFGISKSSHYKNQDLLVFPTINHHWQLNQRDTLASLGHQPVAIVGDGQFDLPYHSANYCMYSFMDVNSKKIIDFQIEQVESSSSAVALEHKAFKIALDRLLNEGIRIQIVFTDRHTSIRKLLHDHYSFLIHRFDIWHVAKSIGKKIAAASRKSRCAQLSKWVTATKKHLRWAASACGHNPALLVEQWSSIVYHIANQHCWQMGDLYKECHHAGIMEKEDRGTDWLEVGSTAYGVYKNIVLNKKLIKDLKQLSFCHTGEIEVLHNTTMKYRSKHKHYCMGGMVARTQLAALDHNHNIKRVQAKVNAKDGTPHHLTSKETKSWMAEKNYEPSSQGFLKTILLDVLALAARN; encoded by the coding sequence ATGCCATCCTGCTTTGTACGGGGATGCCAGTCTGGCAGCAAGAAAAAAGAGCAGGAACATACACTGCATTCTTTTCCTCGAGACCAGGAAATGATCAGTCGTTGGTTATTTCGTATAGGTCATGAAGGAGATTCGGTGTATAGTCTTTCTGGAGTGATTTTGGCTAACAGAACCGGAGCTTATAGAATATGCTCTAAACATTTCACTCAGGATTCATATGAGCTGAGAGGATCTAGCTATTTTTTGAAAAAGGATgcccttccttctctgttttTGGATGCAGAAAGTGAATCAGAGCACACTTATGCAAAGAAAAGAAGACTAGAGGAGGACAGCCCGGAAATCACCTCTTCTTCCCAAACAACAACACCTTCTGCAGCTTCAGTGGCCAATGCTGTTTCAAAACCCTCTGAACAGTTGCAAGAACCTTGTACAGGGCCTGATCTATTTCTTCCATTAAGCTATGAGTATGTAAACTGCATTGAACTAATTGGGGTACAAGCAGTAGAAGAAATCAAAACCTGGTCCACACCTGATGTGGACAGTTCAGCCTCATTTGCCCGCAAAAATGAAAAAGTTGAAAAACCACATAAAGCAAAATTAACTCGCAGCATACATGTTTCAACTGAATATTTCCCTGGACAAACTCACAAGCACACACAGTTTGATAAAAGGATGGGCATGAAAGATAAAAATCTCCAAGTCGTCAGGAGACCCCCACATCGGTCCATTGGCATTCAATGCAATCTTGTAAGCTTACCTAGGTTATCAGAAGGCCCATCTTTTCACCAGCATAAAAACATCGATATGAATGAAACTCAAACAAGTTCTATGGGACAGTTTTTTGTAaatcctataaaaaaaatagattttccaGTTCCCTCTGACTATGTGCAGGAAGAAACTGAAAAGTCACATTCTGAATTTGATGAGATGCGTAGTCCAAAAAGAGTTGTCCTTGATAAGAGCTACCAGCCAAAAGCCAGAGAAGAGGAACAGGTCTTTCATGACATGCAGGGAAACAAGGAACTTTACATTGATCCTGATGATCTGGACAGCTCCTTCATTCTTTTAGCAAATGAATCTCTTCCCACCAATTTTTTAACTGAAAGGAAGCTGTTTGTCTTTGAATCATGTTTAGACAAACTATTGAAGTGCTGCAGATGTCAAGCTAATCAATCTTGCCAGGGTAATATAACCGATATCATAAAATACCGTGTTGGATCAGCAATGTCTGTTACTGCTTATTGCTCTAACAAGCATCATTTTCAGCTGTGGCGGAGTCAGCCCATGATTGGACGCAAACCTGTTGGCAATCTGCTGATATCCGCAGGAATAGTCTGTAGCGGATCTAATTTTGTAAACTTTGAAAGATTTTTTAATTTGATAAATATTTTTGGCATAAGCAAGTCAAGTCATTACAAAAATCAAGACTTATTGGTTTTCCCTACAATTAACCACCACTGGCAGCTAAATCAGAGGGATACCTTGGCGTCATTAGGTCACCAACCAGTAGCCATTGTTGGTGATGGACAGTTTGATTTACCTTATCACTCTGCAAATTATTGCATGTACAGTTTTATGGATGTCAactcaaaaaaaataattgatttcCAGATAGAACAAGTTGAGTCCAGTAGTAGTGCTGTTGCATTAGAGCACAAGGCTTTTAAAATTGCGCTTGATCGATTACTTAATGAAGGCATTCGTATCCAAATAGTATTTACAGATCGGCACACATCAATCAGGAAATTATTGCATGACCACTACAGTTTCCTCATACACCGATTTGACATATGGCATGTGGCCAAATcgatcggaaaaaaaattgctgcagcAAGTCGGAAGTCTAGGTGTGCTCAATTGTCAAAATGGGTTACAGCAACTAAAAAGCACTTGCGGTGGGCAGCAAGTGCATGTGGACATAACCCTGCTTTGCTTGTGGAGCAGTGGTCCTCCATTGTTTATCACATTGCAAACCAACACTGTTGGCAAATGGGTGATTTATACAAGGAATGTCACCATGCAGGGATCATGGAGAAGGAAGACCGAGGGACAGATTGGCTAGAAGTAGGTTCAACAGCATATGGAGTTTACAAAAACATTGTTTTGAACAAAAAGCTAATTAAAGATCTCAAGCAACTTTCCTTTTGCCACACTGGTGAAATAGAGGTGCTCCACAACACCACAATGAAGTATCGGTCAAaacacaaacattactgcatggGTGGAATGGTGGCACGCACTCAGCTAGCCGCACTGGACCACAATCACAATATTAAGCGAGTCCAGGCAAAAGTCAATGCAAAAGATGGCACACCACATCACCTTACCAGTAAGGAAACAAAATCTTGGATGGCAGAGAAAAATTATGAGCCCTCTAGCCAGGGTTTTTTGAAAACCATACTCTTGGATGTCTTGGCATTGGCTGCAAGAAACTGA